Sequence from the Candidatus Neomarinimicrobiota bacterium genome:
CGCTTCCCGTTGCCGGCGCGTTTAACAAAACGAATCAACTCTTCCGGATGGAAGAAACGGACCCCGTCCCAGATCGGACCTCCTTCTCTCTTCAGCTGCCTGGCCAACAAACTCTGACGGTTTAACACCCCCAGGATCAGTCCATATTGAGCCACACGCAGCGCCTCGGCCAAGGCCAGGGCTGGATCGGTGATGAACTCCAGGGTCGTAATCAGGGCAACGATGTCAATGGCTCGGTTTGGGAAAGGTAGGGCCAGTGCATCGCCGCACAAACAGTGTGGACAGCCTAGCCGAATAGCCTAGACCAACATCGGTGGTGATACGTCTAACCCCACAGCATACAAACCCAGTTCATTGAACCAGCGTGTGAAGTGCCCGGTGCCGCAGCCCACCTCCAGGATTGTGTGTGCGGATTTGAAATTGACAAGCAGCCGTCGCAGAAGTGCCTTCTCCAGGCGGTCAGCCCGGCGACCGGTGGTCTGGTACCAATTCTCGTAGCGGGCTACGCGGGCAGGGTCAGCGAAGGGGTTGTTCGAAACCTGTACCTGCTTAGAGTTCAAAAGTGATCGCCCGCCCCACGCCGGCCCGAATAAAGTCGTCTCCATACTCGGTGGCAAACATGGCGCTGGCCAAGTCCCCCGTGCAGTGACACGGCACCACCTGCTTCACACCCAACTGACGAAATTCGGCCAGGATAGCGGCAATCTCAGACTTGCTCTTGCCCCCCAGGTGAAAGCCGCCCATCACAAAGTAAACCGGATCACCGAATAATGCTTTGGCTCGAGCCATCATGGACGCTACACCCGGGTGAGCACAACCGGTAATGACCACCAAACCGCGTTTGCTCTGTACTACCAGGGCCTGTTCGTGGATTCCTCCATCCATAGCACCGGTGGTAAACAGCCCTTCGCCCAGGGGCTGGCCAGGACCCACCTCGACTACCTTTGTCAAACTGGCTACCTGGCGTTTGAAAACACTTGGAAAGGAGGACAGCAAGTAGACCGTCGGACGGGCCCCGGCTGCCAGCAGGGCATTCAGACCGCCGGTATGGTCGCCGTGGGCGTGTGAGAGCAATACGTACTCGATGCTGAGGAGATCCACGCCCAGATGACTCATATTGCTTAACAGCACCTGACCATCGCCACCGGTGTCCATGAGGAGCTTCTGTTTATGGTATTCCACCAGGGCGGCGAAACCCCAGGCTGAGCTGAGGCGTGGGTCATAGGGATTATTATCGTACAGGATAGTGATAGTAAGAGTATCGGTGGCCAGGATTGTCATTTCAATCTCCTCTTGCACCTGGGCTGGCGGAATGGGGTGGTAGGAGCTGAGGAAAAGCCCCAACCCGACTAATAGGAATTCTTGCCTCGTCAAATGCAGCACCATAGGTCTTGCCCTTTCAGATCAAGGGGTACCGGCCCCTGCCGCTGCCTCCAATTCCACAATGATGCGTGCGGCCTCTTGCTTTCTGTTCGTCACATCCAGGGGTAGACCTCTCAACCAGGATGAGGCGATTGCGGGATCTTCGTGAATGATCCCGCTGGGCTCTAAGCCTTTCTCTGCCAGTCTTGCTCGCAAATAACTCTCTGCTTCTCTACTCTTGATTCTGTTTAAAATAAATAAAACACCCCTGATTCTTGCCTCCCTAAAGATCCTGTTGGCTAGCGCGACGGTTTCCGGATCCTTCAAATGCTCCGTGGCTGGCGGTTCCCCCGCCTTTATTCGATCAACCATCTGTTTCATTGAAGCTGCTAACTCAATAGCCGGGTAAGTGGGATCAACGATAACAATAGCCCAATCCAGGCTGGTTATGGCTCCCCGCGACGTGTCTTCAAATCCCGCTTTAAAGTCCACCAGTGTCACCACTTCTTCCCCCTCAATTTGAAAACTGAAGTCTCGGGCGATTTTAGAAATGGGACCGTCACAGCCTGCTCCCGGCCCTTGATCTCCGATCTTGCCCGCTGTAAATAGATAGATCCCTTCAGCATGACCATAATATTCCGCCGGTATATGCTTTAGCGATATTTTTGCCCCGGCCAGAGGCGTCGGGTCATCCACCGGGCAGGTCACCGAACCGCCGCTGAATACCATTCCGCCAAAGTAGTCGATCAGCGCCAATGGTGACTTGGCCAATCCAAGTGCTTGTGGTAGGCCAACATTGGTTGAATCGGCGTCCAGAATACATACGCTGTAGCCGTTGTAGCTAAGTTCACGAGCTAACAGGATCGCAGCTGTGCTCTTCCCGGAGCCGCCTTTCCCGAAAATCCCTACTCTTTTGTCCTTGAGCAGCTTCACCTTGTCGCTCGCGGTTTGCACTTCCATCGCTTTTATCACCTTTGCTGAACCACAGCAGCTTTTAATGCCTGCAGCCGCGCTCCGGCCGATCCACCAACTCACCGCTTAAATAGGCTTCGACTGCGGCACGCGCCTCGATCTCATCCGTAATGAAACTCTCAATTCCCACCCCCCGTAGATCATCATACATCCGCCTGCCCATGCCGTGAGAGATCACCACAGCACAGTCCGCCAGGGCGGCCAAGACCGGTCCGTGACGCTCAATATGCTGACCGGCGTGTTCCAGTCCGCGGGCGTGACCCGTAAACGTATTTGGACGGAACTCCTGCTCCTTTACCTCCTTATTTTCGACTTCATAAACGACAAATCCCCGCGTCCGGCCGAAATGGGCCGAAATGGTCTGCCCGTCATCCGATGCTACGGCTATTTTCATCTGGTTTTCTCCTGTTGTCCCTTG
This genomic interval carries:
- a CDS encoding MBL fold metallo-hydrolase; translated protein: MTRQEFLLVGLGLFLSSYHPIPPAQVQEEIEMTILATDTLTITILYDNNPYDPRLSSAWGFAALVEYHKQKLLMDTGGDGQVLLSNMSHLGVDLLSIEYVLLSHAHGDHTGGLNALLAAGARPTVYLLSSFPSVFKRQVASLTKVVEVGPGQPLGEGLFTTGAMDGGIHEQALVVQSKRGLVVITGCAHPGVASMMARAKALFGDPVYFVMGGFHLGGKSKSEIAAILAEFRQLGVKQVVPCHCTGDLASAMFATEYGDDFIRAGVGRAITFEL
- a CDS encoding P-loop NTPase yields the protein MEVQTASDKVKLLKDKRVGIFGKGGSGKSTAAILLARELSYNGYSVCILDADSTNVGLPQALGLAKSPLALIDYFGGMVFSGGSVTCPVDDPTPLAGAKISLKHIPAEYYGHAEGIYLFTAGKIGDQGPGAGCDGPISKIARDFSFQIEGEEVVTLVDFKAGFEDTSRGAITSLDWAIVIVDPTYPAIELAASMKQMVDRIKAGEPPATEHLKDPETVALANRIFREARIRGVLFILNRIKSREAESYLRARLAEKGLEPSGIIHEDPAIASSWLRGLPLDVTNRKQEAARIIVELEAAAGAGTP
- a CDS encoding NifB/NifX family molybdenum-iron cluster-binding protein, which translates into the protein MKIAVASDDGQTISAHFGRTRGFVVYEVENKEVKEQEFRPNTFTGHARGLEHAGQHIERHGPVLAALADCAVVISHGMGRRMYDDLRGVGIESFITDEIEARAAVEAYLSGELVDRPERGCRH